The segment TGACCTAAATGGTAGCCAGTCACCAGGGTGGCAAACAAGCAAAGCTTTCATGTCATCAATCTTAATATACATTTTATGGTTTTGTGCCTTATCCAACTTTGTGTCTGCTCTCAGTCTACAGAACGTCTTCTCCAAAAAACTGCTGAGTGGAGACACGTACAGATTCAGGTAGCAGATTTTgaatcttcctctctgtctctgtaaaACTCTGCATACAGCTCTAACACTGTCGTCTTATTTCAGCCCTCCGGAGCTGCAGTTTTATACAAGTGCAGCAGCCATCATTATGCTTATACCTGCGTGGGTGTTCCTCTTGGTAGGTCAGCACACAAAGGCAAAAATCATTTGTGGAATATTTAATCTAGACAAGCAGAAGGTGTTGACAGTGCTCCATCTTCACATTGCCAGGACTTTCCCATCTTTGGTAAGAGTGGACAGAGCTTCATCTTCAGTCAAGACATTATGCTGTTGTTGCTTTTTGATGGTGGTCTCTTCCACTTGCAAAGCGTCACTGCCTATGCTCTCATGGGGCGGATTTCCCCCGTCACCTTCAGGTATGTCACCTCTGTAATTGGTTTTAACTCCACTGTGGTAGTTGTGGCTGTTTTAACATGCTGGAAATAGCCCAGGTCTGCTAGATAACATCTTACATATGCATACATCGTGAACCCTGCAGTTTACTCTTATCTTTAAGGGGACAGACACTGACATAAAATCTGTTTAAGGGTCTTGGGGAGAGCAGCTATGGATGAAAAACATTCTGATAAAGTGTATCCTAACCTCTTTACTGCTGGAGCTTACTCCTGTCATGTATCCTGGTGTGTTTCAAGCATAGAAGAAAAGCTTCCTTTTTTTGCAACCTGTTACTTGGTCTAAAGATGGTTTAGCCACATAAGGTGAAGGAGCTGAGGAACAGATGATCCACTAACAGTGTCTTGATGTTGTGGAACTTTAATGGTAATCTCAGCTCATTCTTCCTCAGTGTTGCCAGTACTGTTAAGCACGCCCTGTCTGTCTGGCTGAGCATCATCGTGTTCAGTAATCAGATCACCATCCTCAGCGCCACTGGCACCCTCCTCGTCTTCATCGGAGTCTTCCTCTACAACAAGGCCAGGCAGATCCAAAGGGAAACCTTACAGGCCATGGCTGCCGAACAGAACCACAAACCACTGCTGCAAGACCAGGACTTCCAGCCCTCTCAGCCTCACTGAGGACTGagccagctgtgctgctgcctgaaATGGAATGAAGGTAGTAAAGTCTGCATTCCAGTTAAAAAGAGGACCTTTATCAGATCAGGTCTCTTGTGTTTGACCGAGCCATCAGACATCCTGTGGAACAGTATTAACGGCGTTTCTTTTTCCCTGACATAATGAACACTtactgatttttgtttgttggtcAGTGAGAAGCTCAGGGTGTCTTTCTGCTTTTTCACTCATTTTTATTTGCATTCCAGAGTCTGCAGGTTTATTTCATCTGTGGTACAGCTGCTACTGAACATGTGGTATCTGTGATGAACGTTATGATGGTGTAACTTGTAGTGTGTCACAGTGGAATCTGAATATAGGATGTGAATGAGGCCCTGGTGCCTGACAGATGGGAGGCCTGTTTTTGAGGCTCGTCCAGCGACAGCTTAAACTGACGCTTGTTttgatgttgtgtttaaaacaaaaacacacgcTGCATTCTGGGAATGCTCATCCTCTGCCATGTACCTTTGTGTATTTCTGCACACGTACTTCCTCAAAATGCCTGCTGGGATCCCAGGCTGGTTACACATTTATAGTTTTAAATGCAAAAACTCCGGGTTCCGTTTCATAGCTCAGCCCATCAACTTAAACTGTCATTAGAATACATGatatgaaatgtaaacaataaCATTAATGCACACACCATCCACTGTTATCATACTTTGTACACTAACTACTAAGTACGTGGCTCTGTTCTCTTTTTCagcatttgtttttacaaatgTTCTCACTGGTTAAGGAGAACTGGTAAAAACATTACAGATATGAGAtgtctgacagtgtgtgtttttgtaatgtaTCAATGAGAATCTCAAGTTTCCATTTCtcatttgaaaaaaacaatAGTTCACATCTGGCTAAGGAATCGTGTTAAAATAAACCAAAACGTGCATTTTCATCCACATTGTAGAGTAGCAGACTTCACAAAACACAGATGAGCATGTCCGCCACTTTTTAGGGTCCCCTGGAAACATTATTGTTTCTTGCACTTGCACTTGGATGCATTTGTTTTGTCACATTGTGCAATAGTccaaacaaaaatatgaaatcTAAGTTTTAATTCAAAGGAATTCATGccacatgctgtaaaaaaaaaaaaaaattttaaccacttttgtctttgttgtttagCATCTGTGTTGACAGTGAAACGTCTTCCATTGAAACGTGTATTAGTGCCAAAAGCAGCTGCGCTGAGCCTGTAACGTGACATCTGAACCTTATTCTGCTTCAGCGATAGAACTGTGACAAAGTCCATCAAGTGTTTGATAGGACGCATGTTTGATAAGCATTTATCAGTTTGTCAGCTGTCACTTTCacatttttaagtgtttttgtaATTCTTTGTTTTGCTGACATTTTTGTGCCTACGAAAgcaacatttatttttctaccATGTTTTTATCTCCATTCTAAACATTCTACACCACTGTTTCCTGCTATTGTTAGAGaagttttttctctctgtgtgcttaTTAAAACCAGGTGTGGGCTATGAATACTGTATAATATTTTATACTAATCTTCCATATTATGTCTCTAAAAAGCTGCTTTCAAGCAGAGGAAAACATGCAGACCTTTTCTGTCTGTTATGTTATTATGAACTGTGTATTTGGGAATGTGCAAATCAAAGATGTAAAATTCTCATTGATGATGTCTGCAgaaaataaagtattttctctTCAGcgtgtgtttatattttaagtGGCCACCTGTGAGTTCTGACATATTCCTCAATTTCTTAAAAACATGTTAACAGATTTGGAAATGTGTGCAGAGAGGGACTTTTGAGGCCACCAGTCCAATGTTTACTCTTGAAGTTATATCTGTAATGTCCTTTGGCCTCTGAGGTAGATATCTGGCTCCATAGCGCTggatgtgtcactgtgtttatcAGCTTTTGTCAAGTGGATTTATCTTGCTGGTGGACAGAAAATCTTCATCAGACTCTCATAGCTGAGGAAGGTGATGGCATTGACGGGGAATGCCCTCACGCTGTTCAGCAGGAGGCCTTTAAAAAAGACCCTCAGTCCTTCCTCCCTTGCACTCACTCTCAGGCAGTGGAGGGCCCCTCTGTACTCCCGGCCGCCAGCCCCTGACATCTGTAGCCGGGCTTTCACTACGTCCATTGGCGTCGCAAAGGCCCAGGACAGGACACCTGCCACGCCGCCCGCAATTAGTATTGCAGTACTACCTGAGGTCAGAGAAGATAACAGCACTTAATAACCCTATTGTCAGTTAAAATTTACTTCTCTCTGTAACTGGAACTGACCTGCCTGTTTGCCGCTCTCAGTTAGTGCATCACGAGTGACCTCATAAGCCACAAAGTACAGCCCATAGCATGGTACGTCCCTCAGGGCGAGGGCCAGCCCTCCTCTGAACAAACCTCTGACTCCTTCCTCCCTCAGGATGACTGCGACACAGTGTGTGGGTCCGCGGTATCGCTCAGCTGTGGTCTGACCCTGCAGACGGACCTTCACCAAGTCAATAggtgcacagacaaacacctgAAACAAAAGCAAATTAAACAAAGAATTTGTATTTGCAGGTTTATGTGCTCTCGGCAGGTTTGTGACTCTTGGAGGCCTCCTGGTGGTCAGATTTAATAATGACAAGATGTCAATGGCCTGGATCTCTTGCAAGTTAAACATCTGGGGGCTGTATAAACAAACATTCTGAGAATCCTCTCAGAGAGCTCTTATCTCAGCCTAAACAATCCTAGCAATGGATAAGTCTAATCTTCAAAGTGGCTGAACAACATACTTGAACCCACTGAAAGTGTAATTGTAATGAGTGACCAGATCATTCAGTTCAGATTTTAGAGCACATATGTATTGACCGGAATGTGTACACGACATGATTCTTTAAAAAGtgtcttcttctacttcttctacTTTCAGCTGTCCCGTTACCCACCAACCTGCAGTAATTGACACTAAAAAAGTACTCTATGGCTGTTAGCGTGAGGAATCCAGCTGTTGTCGGCACACAGTGAAGGGTCCACATAATGGACCCTTTGTAACCAGAAAAAATACAACTTAAGTCACATTTGAATTTTGAAGTGTTCTAAATGGGACAAACTGGTCATACTGCAGTGACAAAATCAGTACACAAGTGTTGTACTCAGACGTGTAAAATCCCAACCCTTCTGTTGCATGAACAGAAGACACTGGAGAAATTTGCCAAATGCTTAAAAGGGTTCATCCTGTAGGGGGTAGTCAGTGCACaaactataaaaataaatacttgcTCCTAGGTGTCATGCTTGAGACCTGGATCAATCAAGCACAAATACctacatacatttatttattttttaataacatgATATTAAGGTGAGCCCCAGGCATCTTACCTGTGCCAGGCCTGAGAAGCAGCCTGCATTGAAGACCTGTGCAGCAGAGGCTGCTTTGCTGCGCTGACACTGAGTGAGGTAATCTAAAGCATTACTGTAAGAGCCAAAGACTACAGAGTTGATGATGCCGGTGGTCATCACTGGAAAGGCCATGCCCTTGAAGAATCCACGCACCTGATGGACAATATAATAGATGACAGTGCTTCTGCTGGAAACTTGGATGTCTGTATGCAGTGAAATAGTGTAGAGAAAATGACAGCTACCCCTTCATATCGGTATGTTTGAGCAACACAGTGAACTATCCCTTTATACTCAGACTTGGCTTGCAGGCGTACCTGCAGATCAAACATAAAGATTCAGAACAACAGCCAGATTTATACATTTAGTGTTTTTGTGGGTCAGTACAACCTTCACAGTGTCTAGTGGATGTCCAACTGCAAATCCTGCTGCACCTACAACAAAGACAGGTTATTAGACCACAGGTTTTCAGCACTGCATACTTCTAATGTATTCCCTCTACCTGATATGCTTCCAGCTATAAATTCCAGTAAAGACATTCTCCACCTGGTGCAAGGAGGCAAGTTTGACCTGCAGAAGACAGCACATGAAACTTAGGACTGACCTAAGTTTGGTCAGTAATGTTGCACCCAGTCACACTCAAACGTGGAGCAGAAGTGAAAACCCGCATTTTAAGACACAGGCCCATTATTTTCCGTGCAAACCCAGCAAAAAGACGTAAACACATGTTGAACGGTGTACTATACTACAACATGCAACCAATATAAGACCACCCCCCTACCTGTTACAGGCGTGTGTACATTGTTCTATAAGATCCTCAACTTGCTGCTTATCGCCGTTGCCAAGCAGTTTCACGGGTTATAACTGATCTTTGACTCTACAAACCACACAAAAAACTGATCTCTAACAGCGACGTTTCCTGTTGGACAGCGGGgactcttcaaaataaaagcctgctAAACAAGGCTGTATGACGTAGGCCCACTGCATACATGATCCACAAACAGTGACACAGGCTATTTGATTAGATTAAAGCTAGTGTTTTCTAGCGTGTGTGTCTTATATCCTGTCACCTAACCTATCTGACTTGAGCTGCAACCGAAACTCAAgtttcagttattttattttgaaggtacACTCACTGTACATCATTTTTGATGGgtgcagctttttgttttttaaacgattaaatgttttttaatcttcatcatcttcttttTAACTGTCCTCTGCTGGTGTACATGGCTGTGTTGTATTTGGACCTTTGCTGTTTAAAACCATATTTAAACATGTAGTCGAAGTCGCATGCAGACAGAGGTCCCTTTCAGTTCATAAGCAGGTTTATGAGAAGTTAACAGCcttaaaattaaattttaaCTTTATCATCAGCAGAAAACATGTACAAAGGGCAGCCCGTCAATCAGTTGATgacacaaaaacatatttaataaaCAGGAGCAGGTCAGAAATAACAATAAGGAAAACAATTAATTCTTTTAATTTGCTGTGAAAAGTTTGTTGGCCAGATGTGAAAATATGACGCGTGCAACCGaaaaaaatatatgtgtttTGTAATCTGGAGCCTCATTTCTACCATCTTCTCTGTTAAGCCTGAACACACCACTTCTTCCGTTGCTGTGTCACAGGTGATACAGATGAGCATAATAAGCCCCCCTCCTTTGTTTAGTAGTGATTACCTTACAGAGATTGTggtgacacagtgacacagtgacAGGCTGGAATAATGAAGCTTGCAGACAGCAATGTGATTCGATTTCACCTCCAAGTCCTTTATGGGATATCTGTGAGGAGATCTGAGAGGAAAAAGGAGATGCCATTCAACAGAGGTTCAAAGACCTTTGGTGTTCCTCTGGAGAATCTGGCCCGCCGATACATACCTGAGTTTGGACTTGTACCCTGGTAAGTCAAAAGCTTTTGACATTTTGGACATAACTTTGTCCGATGAATGATAGCATAATGATTTGTCTGTCAGCTTTTTGGTGGAGGCTTGTTCATTTCTTCTGGACCATGCTGGGACTGTGGGCCTGTTCAGAAAGCCAGGCTCTCTTCCTCGCATTAGGACACTCAGGGTAAGACCTTTAATGCACATCATCTGGTGAGTAAACATTGGTCTTTATCGGTCCATCTGTCCACAGTTTAGGTACTGTGGCTCTGTTCAGTTTTCAGTGTAGCTGCCATAAGTCTTCATATTCATATGAGCTATGAAACATGTGGGTCATCTGTGTAATGCTGACATGAATCCTCTCTGTGTCCATGTCATGAATCAGTCCAAGCTGAATCGTGGAGATGGGTGTCTGTCCTCGGCCCTCCCCTACGACGTGGCCACTCTCATCAAACAGTTCTGCAGGGAGCTGCCAGAGTCTCTGTTCCCTTCTGAGCTCCATGTGGCTCTGCTTAAAGCTCAGGCCATGTCCAGCCTGCAGGACAGGactgcagccctgcagctgctgtcctgtCTGCTGCCTGCCAGGGAAGCATCTTGTCTGCACTACCTGTTTGACTTCCTGTCCAAAGTCTCTCAGAGGTATGAAAGAATACACTGTGGGGACAATTaactaaaaataaatcattgAATTATTGCATTTTTCATGAGGTTGCCACTGAAGTAGACCAAAATCAAccacaaatatttaaattaattaatttaatttgccattaaatgaataaaatattggAACAAATGTTGGCAACATTGTTATGGTGTGTATTTTCTACAGCAAGCCTGTGGTAGAAAATTAAACTATACGACAAATTACAGTAGTTTTTCTCTATGCAGGGTAAACATTAAAATCACCCGATGGTTGTGTTGTACACATGTGGTTTTGAGTGCTTCTCTCTTTATTCTTTCAGATGCACTGAGAACTTAATGACCAGTTCCAACCTCGCCACAGTTTTTGCTCCATGTCTCTTGCCACCTCCAAACaagacagaaatgacagaagGACGACTTAAATTACGAGTTCTCGTCattcaaacatttattgaaaatCCTCGACTCTTTGGTAGTATGCAACCTGTTCAACATCAACACgttttttaaaagaaatgtttatCTAACCTTCACAACATTTCTTTAGGTGTGATTCCTAAAACCGTAAAGGACGGTGTGGAGTTTCTAGTGAATTTTCATTTTCTTAAAGACGTTTGCTTTAAGAAAAGAAACGGAAAGAGAAACAGTTTCAAAGGTAAAATGACACAAAGGACATTCAATAAGTCAGTTTCTGTGCAAATTGTGTTCAAATCAATACGTGTGTTCTTGACCTCCTTTACAGCCATTCGCTCTGTGAAGACAATTCCCTGGATACAGGGAAGGCCAAAGGCGAGACTCCCTGAGGAGAACCAGCCATCCTTATCAGAAGACAAGCCAAAGCTGAGGAGAAGCAATGGCTTGGAGTCCTTCCCCAACATCCTGCTGTTCAGGACCTTCATGACCTCTGCAGGTAAATAAactgttaaaaaagaaacaagctgCAGTGAATTAAAGTGACCTGTTTGGTGCAGAATGTAATAATACTAAAATTGATTCCAGATAAAAATTACAGGCCTGAAGCAGCTTTGCTGGATGGTTTTAATCTGGCTGAGAAAGAGTCAGACCAGACGCcacaagaaaaaataaaaaggtaaaatatgacatttttttacatgagATTGCAACATCAGTTAAAAGAAACATATTAGCTATAAATTGATTGCTATAAATTGTAAAATTGTTTCAGAGGACGCTGCACAGATGGCTCTGCTGTGGGGAAACTGCAGCTCACTCTATGGAGAAGACACTCTTCTTTATGAAGGATCAAATATTGTTGATTGCACAGCCTTTTATGATCATgtaatttctaaaaaaaatggcTTATAGCTATATTTTAACATCACCAatcaatgtatttatttgactATTTATTTCACAAGagaccttttatttaaataaaacatttccatACCAAGGGTATACAAAAATGATGCTGTGTAATAGCTTAAATGAATTAAAGCCTATTTGTGGCACAAAATGCCCGAAAATTGTGAAATTGTCAGCATATTACACCACAAAAAAGAAACCCTGTTATTCTTACACAAAATAGGGGAACGTCATCAGCAGCGGACGGCACAACAATCTTGTAAACATCCAGTGACGTCAGTTATACGCGACTTAGTTTCGTCTAGCAAGCAGAGGAAAAGCCGCGTATCTGgtcttatatatttttttagattCACATTGAAGTAGACTCGCCTGTAAAAAATCATATAGCGGATATTTTACTTTATTGTGAACTCGTGTCGGACTATAAAAGATGTAGTTAAAAGGGACCAAGATACGCAGGTAGTCATCAACATTAGCTAGCTGCAGAAAGAATTTGTCGTTTGCTACATTTGTactgttaaataaaacatgacaactCTAACAAGACAAGACCTCAACTTTGGACAAGGTAAGGTGACCGAACCTTTCAATTGCATGCTATATTTCACGGGCTATGATCCCAAAAAACTGTTTGAAATGTTAACATGTATAAACCACGTGCTCAGTTATAAAATGGGAATAGCTTCACAATAATTGATGACCCAATACTACGGTACTGTGTATTTGGAATATTGATTGACCATGTTATTCAACTCTTCTCTTACAGTGGTTGCTGACATCTTGTGCGAGTTCCTTGAGGTTGCTATTCATCTCATTTTGTATGTCCGTGAAGTTTATCCATCTGGGATATTTCAGAAGAGAAAGAAATACAATGTCCCTGTACAGGTACAGATGAAGTTGTTTAATTATTACAGTTCATAGCAGGCAGCTATCTAACAATGGTCTTCCATGTTTGATGGGTTGTGTTTTCAGATGTCATGTCACCCAGAACTAAATCAGTACATTCAAGACACGCTGCATTGTGTGAAGCCACTCATTGAAAAGGTAAGATGTTTATAGGGAAAGTGTCAATTAACATTTGCCTGTTCACTCTGCTcatgtcttctttcttctcctAGAATGATGCAGAGAAGGTCGTGGTGGTCATcatggataaagagcatcatcctgTAGAGAGATTTGTGTTTGAGATGTCACAGCCTCCACTGCTTTCTATCAGGTTTCTCATCTTTAATAACTACAAAAAGCATGTTGTATATAGTAATACACTTCGACATTAACTGTGGGGTTTGTtgtcacacacagctcagacaCGTTGCTGTCACatgtggagcagctgctgagggCGTTTATATTGAAGATCAGTGTGTGCGATGCAGTTTTAAATAACAATCCACCAGGTAACATCACAGATACTGACAGATCATTGTCTCTGGTTTTTAAGACCTTTTTCATTGCCAGTGAGTTCTTGAAAAATATGAGGACACCTAAATCATTCAATTATGGCATATTACATTTTGTTGAAAATATTTCAGTGTACATAAATCTATTTATTAAGCCTCATAGTATTTGTGGGATTCTTCTGCATCACAGGCATTTATCTATGCCTCTTTTTTGTCATAGGGTGTTCTTTTACAGTCCTGGTACATACCAGAGATGCTGCTACACGTAACATGGAAAAGATTCAAGTCATCAAGGTGATATGCACTAATACAGCAGCCTCTATTGCAATCAGCTTCAAAGATGGAACCATTATTCATGCTTTCACCTCCTCAGGATTTTCCGTGGATTGTCGCTGATGAGCAGGAAGTCCATATGCAGGAGCCTCGACTCATTCCACTCAAGACTATGACATCTGACATTGTAAAAGTGAGCAAGGAGATTCCAATCATTAATCATTTTTTCAACTACATTAATGTCAAAATTCAGATGTATCTTTTTCCTATTATTgatatgtatttgtttttacagatgcAGCTCTATGTGGAAGAGAGAGCCCAGAAAACGTAGCTCCACACTTTGCAGAAGTGATTTAAACTGCTGCAAGGGCTAATCTGGGACAAAAAGACTAATAAGCAGGATATTTTACCCTGTTGGAGATGAATCAATAGTCATCACATGAGAGATGCATTCATGTTGCTGATGGTGATGAGGTTCaacaaatgtatttaaaattcATCAACCACCTGTCTGCTTTAGACTGTTGATTGTATTCCATGATACTTTATAAATATGGTCCTTTTTGCATTTACTTGAACAGTCTTATATTGTCTTAAATGTTGGTGTTTAATCTCTTTCTGTTAGAGAGCCCATAGAAGGTCACAATAACTTCTGGCTTTCaacaatgtttaaaatgtattcctTGGGTGATGGAACACCACTACCTAGTTGCAAGTACAGTGAGAATCCTAACACCCTCAGCTGGGTCTGTGAGGCACAAGTCTGTTCCACTGCAAAGAAAACTAGAGGAAGCTCTATGACGTCTGATGAAACAGTAGACACTGTGACTACAGTCACACTTGTAATGTGTGAAAAATTCTACATGCAGCAGTTGGGGTTTTGAGTCTTGCTGGTAACCAGTTTCTACTTATTTCTCTGCATGTCAAAGTCATAAAATATGTGAGAGAATATTacattataataaatgtttttttaaccaccAGTTGTAGAAATTTGAGTCTTTATGTGCTGTAAAGCAAGATAGTAAGAGGGACATGGTAAGTATGGGTGTTGACGTGTAGTGGATATACTACGCATTTAAAAATATGATATCAGTACTTAAATACACATCATAAAGCACTTTGCCATTTTGCATATTGTGGTAAATTTGGCACTCATTACTTGGTTATGCTTAATACTTTTGGCACTGTAGTTCTTTCTTAACTGGTCCTATGCTTAACTTATGACGACATAATGGTAATGAAAATGATgtagaatgtgttttttgtgctaTGCAAACATTGCTTGATTTTTCACAAGGATCCTTTCCTTGTCAGAACAATGTAGTACCTATGCCAGCAGGCCAAAAAAAGACTAATGCCTGCCTCTATAGGGAGAGTGTAAAGTCTTTCTTGTGGCGCAATATCTCCCATTATCTTGTTATGACTCAGACCACTGAGGGCCTCTACTCCACTGACATCCAAATGAACTTTGGTACAGGAACTCTGAACAGGCTTTTGGACGAGTGAAGCTTGAGCAACAGAAATAAAGAGCAGCGCTGAGCAGACACTGCATAAAAACTGGGTCACGGGTGTGCGATGACTTAAAATACTTGGAACTGAAAGTGTTGACCTGTGACAGTCAAGCTGAACATTTTCTTGCGTCAAAGGTAGATCTATACTATGTTTTCCTTTATCACGTCATTCCTTCCCACTTCCTACTTCCTACCAGAATGGCTGACTCCAGATACAAGTCCGGTGGATAGCTTTCTGCAAGGTGAGCCCTCATCTTTTAATTTTCTCTGGCTGACTGTACAAACATGTGTTATAATGATTCTGTTATTGACCTGCACAGGGCTGGTGGGGGCATGTGGGATATCTGTGCTGTGCTCCCTGTTGAGAGTTCATTTGTTGTTAGAGGAGAGGTGAGATTCACTTAGTGTTGGCATCCTCTCTTGTTTTCACAGTTCTTTTATCTTGTCGTTCAGATTCTTTAAGGTTTATTCTTATGCAGTTAATCGGTTGGaacttttttctgcttcttacAGTTCAAGTGAAAAAAATGAGACTCAAAGTGAGAAGACAACCAGTCAAAGAAGGACCAAACATGGACTGACTGGGATGCTCCACTTTCTCATAGTTACTGGGATACTATCCATAGTGGGCTCCCGTGTGGCTGCACTGGTGGTACTGGAGTTTTGTCTTCGAGCTGTGTCTGGATGGGTTACAGCTGGACCTGTAAGAATCCAATCATGTGATAAAAATATGCCTGATGCTATCAACGGATATTCCTTGTGGGTTGCTCATTTTCCAGATGTTATTGTGTCATGATGACTCCTAGAATCATTACAAACAGCTCACCGTGTGCTTTGATTCAACCATCACTTCTATTCATGTGCTCCTTCATTCTACAGGAGTCCAGGaaatttctgcagcagctgttagTACAAAGCCAGTTCTGTCTCGGTTGTGCAATAAGCTGCAGTTTACACTTCCTCCATGAGGGGGCGTCCCAA is part of the Parambassis ranga chromosome 7, fParRan2.1, whole genome shotgun sequence genome and harbors:
- the slc25a45 gene encoding solute carrier family 25 member 45 — translated: MSLLEFIAGSISGAAGFAVGHPLDTVKVRLQAKSEYKGIVHCVAQTYRYEGVRGFFKGMAFPVMTTGIINSVVFGSYSNALDYLTQCQRSKAASAAQVFNAGCFSGLAQVFVCAPIDLVKVRLQGQTTAERYRGPTHCVAVILREEGVRGLFRGGLALALRDVPCYGLYFVAYEVTRDALTESGKQAGSTAILIAGGVAGVLSWAFATPMDVVKARLQMSGAGGREYRGALHCLRVSAREEGLRVFFKGLLLNSVRAFPVNAITFLSYESLMKIFCPPAR
- the LOC114438867 gene encoding rho GTPase-activating protein 11B-like isoform X2, producing MKLADSNVIRFHLQVLYGISVRRSERKKEMPFNRGSKTFGVPLENLARRYIPEFGLVPCFLVEACSFLLDHAGTVGLFRKPGSLPRIRTLRSKLNRGDGCLSSALPYDVATLIKQFCRELPESLFPSELHVALLKAQAMSSLQDRTAALQLLSCLLPAREASCLHYLFDFLSKVSQRCTENLMTSSNLATVFAPCLLPPPNKTEMTEGRLKLRVLVIQTFIENPRLFGVIPKTVKDGVEFLVNFHFLKDVCFKKRNGKRNSFKAIRSVKTIPWIQGRPKARLPEENQPSLSEDKPKLRRSNGLESFPNILLFRTFMTSAGLKQLCWMVLIWLRKSQTRRHKKK
- the LOC114438867 gene encoding rho GTPase-activating protein 11A-like isoform X1, encoding MKLADSNVIRFHLQVLYGISVRRSERKKEMPFNRGSKTFGVPLENLARRYIPEFGLVPCFLVEACSFLLDHAGTVGLFRKPGSLPRIRTLRSKLNRGDGCLSSALPYDVATLIKQFCRELPESLFPSELHVALLKAQAMSSLQDRTAALQLLSCLLPAREASCLHYLFDFLSKVSQRCTENLMTSSNLATVFAPCLLPPPNKTEMTEGRLKLRVLVIQTFIENPRLFGVIPKTVKDGVEFLVNFHFLKDVCFKKRNGKRNSFKAIRSVKTIPWIQGRPKARLPEENQPSLSEDKPKLRRSNGLESFPNILLFRTFMTSADKNYRPEAALLDGFNLAEKESDQTPQEKIKRGRCTDGSAVGKLQLTLWRRHSSL
- the mad2l2 gene encoding mitotic spindle assembly checkpoint protein MAD2B, whose product is MTTLTRQDLNFGQVVADILCEFLEVAIHLILYVREVYPSGIFQKRKKYNVPVQMSCHPELNQYIQDTLHCVKPLIEKNDAEKVVVVIMDKEHHPVERFVFEMSQPPLLSISSDTLLSHVEQLLRAFILKISVCDAVLNNNPPGCSFTVLVHTRDAATRNMEKIQVIKDFPWIVADEQEVHMQEPRLIPLKTMTSDIVKMQLYVEERAQKT